The following proteins are co-located in the Nocardioides piscis genome:
- a CDS encoding ABC transporter permease, with product MSLRIVLAVAGRVLTQVRRDHRTLVMLLLVPCLLMSLLWWMFTDLPGDLFDRFGPGLLALFPFIVMFLVTSVTTLRERSSGTLERLLSMPMGRLDFLLGYALAFGALAAVQSVLAVGVSVGLLGLDVNGPVWLLGVVAVADAVLGTALGLFVSAFAVTEFQAVQFMPLVVLPQLLLCGLFVDRELMPDVLEAISSVLPLSYAVDGMQELVGAADQAAVWADVGVVVGFAVAGLALGAATLRRRTP from the coding sequence ATGAGCCTTCGCATCGTCCTCGCGGTCGCGGGCCGGGTGCTGACCCAGGTCCGCCGCGACCACCGCACCCTGGTGATGCTGCTCCTGGTGCCCTGCCTGTTGATGAGCCTGCTGTGGTGGATGTTCACCGACCTCCCCGGCGACCTCTTCGACCGCTTCGGACCAGGCCTGCTGGCCCTCTTCCCGTTCATCGTGATGTTCCTCGTCACCAGCGTCACCACCCTGCGCGAGCGGAGCAGTGGCACCCTCGAGCGGCTGCTGTCGATGCCGATGGGCCGACTCGACTTCCTGCTGGGCTATGCGCTGGCCTTCGGCGCCCTCGCGGCGGTGCAGTCGGTCCTTGCCGTCGGGGTGAGCGTCGGGCTCCTCGGGCTCGACGTCAACGGCCCCGTCTGGCTGCTGGGCGTGGTCGCGGTCGCCGACGCAGTTCTCGGTACGGCGCTGGGGCTGTTCGTCAGCGCGTTCGCGGTCACCGAGTTCCAGGCCGTCCAGTTCATGCCGCTCGTCGTGCTCCCGCAGCTGCTGCTGTGCGGGCTGTTCGTCGACCGCGAGCTGATGCCCGACGTGCTCGAGGCGATCAGCTCGGTGCTGCCCCTGTCCTACGCCGTCGACGGCATGCAGGAGCTGGTGGGGGCGGCGGACCAAGCGGCCGTGTGGGCCGACGTCGGAGTCGTCGTCGGGTTCGCGGTCGCCGGCCTGGCGCTGGGAGCGGCGACCCTGCGTCGGCGTACACCCTGA
- a CDS encoding A/G-specific adenine glycosylase, whose protein sequence is MSDLHAPVLGWYDDNARDLAWRSPSASAWSVMVSEFMLQQTPVARVLPVHERWLERWPTPADLAVEPAGEAVRAWGRLGYPRRALRLHAAARAIVDDHGGEVPRTYAELLALPGIGDYTASAIASFAFGQRHVVLDTNVRRVFARAVGGTELPPPSVTRAERELGAELLPDAPALAATWAVAVMELGALVCTARDPRCDSCPIADRCAWLAAGRPAHDGPPRRGQAWDGTDRQCRGRIMALLRDHDGPVHSSRIDAAWPDATQRERCLASLVADGLITPAGPSAYALP, encoded by the coding sequence ATGAGCGACCTCCACGCCCCCGTCCTCGGGTGGTACGACGACAACGCCCGCGACCTCGCGTGGCGCTCCCCGTCGGCATCGGCCTGGTCGGTCATGGTCTCGGAGTTCATGCTCCAGCAGACACCCGTGGCCCGGGTGCTGCCCGTGCACGAGCGCTGGCTGGAGCGCTGGCCGACGCCGGCCGACCTGGCCGTGGAACCGGCCGGGGAGGCGGTGCGCGCCTGGGGCCGACTCGGCTATCCGCGCCGTGCCCTGCGACTCCACGCAGCCGCGAGAGCGATCGTCGACGACCACGGCGGGGAGGTGCCGAGGACGTATGCCGAGCTGCTGGCCCTGCCCGGGATCGGCGACTACACCGCGTCCGCGATCGCCAGCTTCGCCTTCGGACAGCGCCACGTCGTCCTCGACACCAACGTCCGTCGTGTCTTCGCCCGGGCGGTGGGCGGGACCGAGCTCCCGCCGCCTTCGGTCACCAGGGCCGAGCGAGAGCTGGGCGCCGAGCTGCTCCCGGACGCTCCTGCGCTCGCCGCGACCTGGGCGGTCGCGGTGATGGAGCTCGGCGCCCTCGTCTGCACAGCGCGTGACCCCCGCTGCGACTCCTGCCCGATCGCCGACCGGTGCGCCTGGCTGGCCGCCGGGCGACCGGCGCACGACGGCCCGCCACGCCGTGGCCAGGCCTGGGACGGCACCGACCGGCAGTGCCGCGGCCGGATCATGGCGCTGCTGCGCGACCACGACGGGCCCGTCCACTCCTCGCGGATCGACGCAGCGTGGCCCGACGCGACCCAGCGAGAGCGTTGCCTGGCCAGCCTGGTCGCCGACGGGCTGATAACGCCGGCTGGCCCCTCGGCATACGCCCTGCCCTGA
- a CDS encoding VOC family protein, with product MRLDHLSFAAGPDGLASTAERLGSLLGKQFSDGGVHPRFGTRNMILPLDGGNYLEIVECLDHPASDKAPFGQAVRARSAAGGGWLGWVVAVDDLAELEVRLGRESVKGNRHLPNGEELLWRQIGVNSLMDDPQLPFFIKWESPAEMHPSNGADSDFSLATLEIAGDPQRVSEWLGETVEAPLEDVKVEWVAPNGTPGSWPRSSRRRRVSSGSDPRVTPRTDPPRRAGATPSPNIWHNPATYEIENRAADPHGRIEGAMASVAAWDGARFLDIGCGNGFHLPRWAATAATVVGVEPHPDLAALARRRTRRSHNVTVEVATAQSLPVADASIDVAHARWAYFFGPGCEPGLAELDRVMARGGTAFVIDNDGSRSTFGAWFRRGYPTIDPDAIERFWSLRGWSRIGVDMGWSFETRADLEAVVRIEFAPAVADEILASHTGTDVDYAVNVWWRAF from the coding sequence ATGCGCCTGGACCACCTCTCGTTCGCCGCCGGACCCGACGGTCTCGCCAGCACCGCCGAGCGCCTCGGCAGCCTGCTCGGCAAGCAGTTCAGCGACGGAGGTGTGCATCCCCGCTTCGGCACCCGCAACATGATCCTGCCGCTCGACGGTGGCAACTACCTCGAGATCGTCGAGTGCCTCGACCACCCCGCCAGCGACAAGGCGCCGTTCGGCCAGGCCGTGCGCGCGCGCTCGGCTGCCGGTGGCGGCTGGCTCGGCTGGGTCGTGGCCGTCGACGACCTCGCCGAGCTCGAGGTGCGTCTGGGCCGTGAGTCGGTCAAGGGCAACCGACACCTGCCCAACGGCGAGGAGCTGCTCTGGCGCCAGATCGGTGTCAACAGCCTGATGGACGACCCGCAGCTGCCGTTCTTCATCAAGTGGGAGTCACCCGCCGAGATGCACCCGAGCAACGGCGCCGACAGCGACTTCTCCCTCGCCACCCTCGAGATCGCCGGCGACCCACAGCGGGTGAGCGAGTGGCTCGGCGAGACCGTCGAGGCGCCGCTCGAGGACGTCAAGGTCGAGTGGGTCGCCCCCAACGGCACCCCGGGATCCTGGCCGCGCAGTTCCAGACGCCGTCGGGTCTCGTCCGGCTCTGATCCCCGGGTGACCCCGCGCACCGACCCGCCCCGGCGCGCGGGCGCGACGCCGTCACCCAACATCTGGCACAACCCGGCGACCTACGAGATCGAGAACCGCGCCGCCGACCCGCACGGGCGGATCGAGGGGGCCATGGCATCGGTCGCCGCCTGGGACGGTGCGCGCTTCCTCGACATCGGCTGCGGCAACGGGTTCCACCTCCCGCGCTGGGCGGCCACGGCTGCGACAGTCGTCGGCGTCGAGCCCCACCCCGACCTCGCGGCGCTGGCTCGTCGCCGTACGCGCAGGTCGCACAACGTCACCGTCGAAGTCGCTACGGCGCAGTCCCTCCCCGTCGCGGACGCGTCGATCGACGTCGCGCACGCCCGCTGGGCCTACTTCTTCGGACCGGGCTGCGAGCCCGGGCTCGCCGAGCTGGATCGCGTGATGGCGCGCGGCGGGACGGCCTTCGTGATCGACAACGACGGGTCGCGCTCGACCTTCGGCGCGTGGTTCCGGCGCGGCTACCCCACCATCGACCCGGACGCGATCGAGCGGTTCTGGTCGCTGCGGGGCTGGAGCAGGATCGGGGTCGACATGGGCTGGTCGTTCGAGACGCGGGCCGACCTCGAGGCGGTGGTGCGGATCGAGTTCGCGCCCGCCGTCGCCGATGAGATCCTCGCCTCGCACACCGGGACCGACGTCGACTATGCCGTCAACGTGTGGTGGCGCGCCTTCTGA
- a CDS encoding LacI family DNA-binding transcriptional regulator: MSRTEPWLTGHIPVSPPTLADVAERAGVSRQTVSNAVNNPDLLRPGTLERVRAAIAEMGYSPNRAARNLRTRTSQLIGLRVSPVQEGTANAMMDRFVHTLVDNSAAAGYHVLLFAGDDDDPVTGYERLLRATAVDAFVVTDTYLGNPQATWLSAHRAPFVAFGRPWDQPEATHPWVDVDGAAGTRLATEHLLDRGHTRIAWIGWRKDSAIGEDRRSGWLGAMHAAGLPTTGLASRVEDTVQSGAEAAAVLLDESAPTAFVCASDTLAMGVLHTLWIRQLAPGRDVAVIGFDDSQVAQVFPVGLTSVRQPLEDVASEIVLALEGLLGHVHAPAPGVLLTPTLAIRESS, translated from the coding sequence ATGTCGCGCACGGAGCCCTGGCTCACCGGACACATCCCGGTGTCGCCACCGACGCTCGCCGACGTCGCCGAGCGGGCCGGGGTCTCGCGCCAGACCGTCTCCAACGCCGTCAACAACCCCGACCTCCTCCGGCCGGGCACCCTCGAGCGGGTCCGCGCGGCCATCGCGGAGATGGGCTATTCCCCCAACCGCGCCGCCCGCAACCTGCGCACCCGGACGAGCCAGCTGATCGGGCTGCGGGTCTCGCCCGTGCAGGAGGGCACCGCGAACGCGATGATGGACCGGTTCGTGCACACGCTCGTCGACAACTCCGCAGCCGCCGGCTATCACGTGCTTCTCTTCGCCGGCGACGACGACGACCCGGTGACCGGCTACGAGCGCCTGCTGCGCGCCACCGCTGTCGATGCCTTCGTCGTCACCGACACCTATCTCGGCAACCCGCAGGCGACCTGGCTCAGTGCCCACCGTGCGCCGTTCGTGGCCTTCGGTCGTCCCTGGGACCAGCCCGAGGCGACCCACCCCTGGGTCGACGTCGACGGCGCAGCCGGCACCCGCCTCGCCACCGAGCACCTCCTCGACAGGGGCCACACCCGGATCGCCTGGATCGGCTGGCGCAAGGACTCAGCGATCGGCGAGGACCGCCGCTCGGGCTGGCTGGGCGCCATGCACGCCGCCGGCCTGCCCACGACCGGGCTCGCATCCCGGGTGGAGGACACCGTCCAGAGCGGGGCCGAGGCGGCCGCCGTGCTCCTCGACGAGTCAGCGCCGACAGCCTTCGTCTGTGCGTCGGACACCCTGGCGATGGGCGTGCTCCACACGCTCTGGATCCGCCAGCTCGCCCCCGGTCGCGACGTCGCCGTGATCGGCTTCGACGACTCCCAGGTCGCCCAGGTCTTCCCGGTCGGGCTGACGTCGGTGCGACAGCCGCTGGAGGACGTCGCGAGCGAGATCGTCCTGGCCCTGGAAGGCCTGCTCGGCCACGTGCATGCGCCGGCCCCGGGCGTGCTCCTGACCCCGACGCTCGCCATCCGCGAATCCAGCTGA
- the radA gene encoding DNA repair protein RadA, with translation MSKTARSRPAHRCSECGWETSKWVGRCGECQAWGSVVEAAAPTLRATASPVTSPAVPIGQVSVEDSKFRSSGVPELDRVLGGGLVPGAAILLAGEPGVGKSTLLLEVAAQTARVRTRTLYVTGEESASQVRLRADRTGGVHDELFLAAETDLGAVLSHIEQVRPTLLVIDSVQTIGASGVEGVPGGVTQVKEVAAALIRVAKTRNITTVLVGHVTKDGSIAGPRVLEHLVDVVLHFEGDRNSRFRMVRAMKNRFGPIDEVGCFDLSSEGIRAVTDPTGLFVEHHSSQVPGTCVAVTMEGRRPMLAEVQALVTPSPLERPRRTTSGIDGSRVAMILAVLQQHAGIRLHQHDVFASTVGGARITEPAADLAIAIAIASSTSGIAPPKGVVAMGEIGLAGELRRVRDLPQRLAEAARLGFRVAVVPSEPSPAGGEAAPRRGAVDGMQVLDVTSVRSALRTVGVSTP, from the coding sequence ATGAGCAAAACCGCCAGGTCCCGTCCGGCCCACCGATGCTCGGAGTGCGGGTGGGAGACGTCGAAGTGGGTCGGGCGCTGCGGCGAGTGCCAGGCCTGGGGCTCGGTCGTCGAGGCCGCCGCGCCGACACTGCGGGCCACCGCATCGCCCGTGACCAGCCCCGCCGTGCCGATCGGCCAGGTCTCGGTGGAGGACTCGAAGTTCCGCAGCAGCGGCGTGCCCGAGCTCGATCGGGTCCTCGGCGGGGGGCTCGTGCCCGGTGCGGCGATCCTGCTCGCCGGCGAGCCGGGGGTCGGCAAGAGCACGCTGCTCCTCGAGGTGGCAGCACAGACCGCCCGGGTCCGCACCCGCACGCTCTATGTCACTGGTGAGGAGTCGGCCTCCCAGGTCCGTCTGCGCGCCGACCGCACCGGCGGGGTCCACGACGAGCTGTTCCTCGCCGCGGAGACCGACCTCGGCGCCGTGCTGAGCCACATCGAGCAGGTGCGGCCGACACTCCTGGTGATCGACTCGGTGCAGACCATCGGTGCGAGCGGCGTCGAGGGGGTGCCCGGCGGCGTCACCCAGGTCAAGGAGGTGGCGGCCGCGCTGATCCGGGTCGCCAAGACGCGCAACATCACCACGGTCCTCGTCGGCCACGTCACCAAGGACGGCTCGATCGCCGGGCCGCGCGTCCTCGAGCACCTCGTCGACGTCGTCCTCCACTTCGAGGGCGACCGCAACTCGCGGTTCCGGATGGTGCGGGCGATGAAGAACCGGTTCGGCCCGATCGACGAGGTCGGGTGCTTCGACCTGTCCTCGGAGGGCATCCGCGCCGTCACCGACCCGACCGGCCTCTTCGTCGAGCACCACTCCTCCCAGGTCCCCGGCACCTGCGTGGCAGTCACGATGGAGGGGCGGCGGCCGATGCTCGCGGAGGTGCAGGCGCTGGTGACGCCCTCGCCGCTGGAGCGTCCGCGCCGTACGACGTCCGGCATCGACGGCTCCCGGGTGGCGATGATCCTCGCCGTCCTCCAGCAGCACGCCGGCATCAGGCTCCACCAGCACGACGTCTTCGCCTCCACCGTCGGTGGCGCGCGGATCACCGAGCCTGCCGCCGACCTGGCGATCGCGATCGCCATCGCCAGCTCCACCAGCGGCATCGCACCGCCCAAGGGCGTCGTCGCGATGGGAGAGATCGGACTCGCCGGTGAGCTGCGCCGCGTCCGCGACCTGCCGCAGCGGCTGGCCGAGGCTGCCCGGCTGGGGTTCCGGGTCGCGGTCGTTCCCAGTGAGCCGAGCCCGGCAGGCGGGGAAGCTGCGCCGAGGCGGGGCGCCGTGGACGGCATGCAGGTGCTCGACGTGACGTCGGTCAGGTCCGCCCTGCGCACCGTCGGCGTCAGCACGCCCTAG
- a CDS encoding TetR family transcriptional regulator — protein sequence MAGSRGRRPGAPDTRAAVLSAARSAFAAKGFRATTIRGVATTAGVDPALVHHYFGTKSDLFLAAMELPVDPRRVIGAVADGPVESAAERFLGAFLSVWDDPAVQPALLTVARSVLEPGGDRLLSQGFLPVVVEPVGELLGLDRPTHRMNLVASQVMGLILMRYVLRVEPLASMPGEMVVATFAPTLQRYLTGDLPPDH from the coding sequence ATGGCTGGTTCGCGGGGTCGTCGTCCGGGCGCCCCCGACACCCGTGCCGCCGTGCTCTCCGCGGCTCGCTCGGCCTTCGCGGCCAAGGGCTTCCGCGCCACGACGATCCGCGGAGTGGCCACGACGGCGGGCGTCGACCCAGCGCTGGTCCACCACTACTTCGGCACCAAGAGCGACCTCTTCCTGGCGGCGATGGAGCTGCCGGTCGACCCGCGGAGGGTGATCGGCGCCGTGGCCGACGGACCGGTCGAGTCGGCGGCCGAGCGCTTCCTGGGCGCGTTCCTCTCGGTCTGGGACGACCCCGCGGTGCAACCCGCGCTCCTGACGGTGGCCCGGAGCGTCCTCGAGCCGGGCGGCGACCGGCTGCTCTCGCAGGGCTTCCTGCCGGTGGTGGTGGAGCCCGTCGGTGAGCTGCTGGGCCTCGACCGGCCAACGCACCGGATGAACCTCGTCGCCAGCCAGGTGATGGGCCTGATCCTGATGCGCTACGTCCTCCGGGTCGAGCCGCTCGCCTCGATGCCCGGCGAGATGGTGGTCGCCACGTTCGCGCCCACCCTCCAGCGCTACCTCACGGGCGACCTGCCGCCTGACCACTGA
- a CDS encoding Ppx/GppA phosphatase family protein, which yields MRLGVLDIGSNTGHLLVVDAHGGAAPLPAFSHKQPLRLAEHLDPGGAVTQAGIDALAGFCSSAVQVAEDKGCEEMIGFATSAVRDAVNSHEVLAHVSRVSGVDLEVLSGEDEARLTFLAVRRWFGWSAGRLVVFDIGGGSLEIAGGRDEAPDVAWSLPLGAARLARTWFANGRADDEAIRAMRRQIRTDIARNAGNLLRPGSPDRAAATSKTFRSLARICGAAPSGEGALVPRTLERAALSTWIPKLASLSPEELAALPGVSPSRTHQIVPGALVAEACMDIFDLPALEICPWALREGVILERIDQLSVLGDEVSQ from the coding sequence ATGCGCCTGGGCGTCCTGGACATCGGCTCGAACACCGGTCATCTGCTCGTGGTGGATGCCCACGGTGGTGCCGCGCCCCTGCCCGCCTTCTCGCACAAGCAGCCGCTCCGGCTCGCCGAGCACCTCGACCCCGGCGGCGCGGTGACACAGGCTGGCATCGACGCCCTGGCCGGCTTCTGCTCCTCCGCGGTCCAGGTGGCCGAGGACAAGGGCTGCGAGGAGATGATCGGCTTCGCCACCTCGGCCGTGCGGGACGCGGTCAACTCCCACGAGGTCCTCGCCCACGTCAGCCGGGTCTCGGGCGTCGACCTCGAGGTGCTCTCGGGTGAGGACGAGGCGCGGCTGACGTTCCTCGCCGTACGCCGATGGTTCGGCTGGTCCGCCGGCCGGCTGGTCGTCTTCGACATCGGTGGCGGTTCGCTCGAGATCGCCGGCGGACGAGACGAGGCGCCGGACGTCGCCTGGTCGCTGCCCCTCGGCGCCGCGCGGCTCGCCCGCACCTGGTTCGCGAACGGTCGGGCCGACGACGAGGCGATCCGGGCGATGCGCCGACAGATCCGCACCGACATCGCCCGCAACGCGGGCAACCTGCTCCGGCCGGGCTCGCCCGACCGCGCGGCCGCCACCTCCAAGACGTTCCGTTCGCTGGCCCGCATCTGCGGTGCCGCCCCCAGCGGCGAGGGCGCGCTCGTCCCGCGCACGCTCGAGCGCGCAGCGTTGAGCACCTGGATCCCCAAGCTGGCCTCGCTGTCTCCCGAGGAGCTCGCCGCCCTGCCCGGCGTCTCGCCCAGCCGCACCCACCAGATCGTCCCGGGGGCGCTCGTCGCGGAGGCCTGCATGGACATCTTCGACCTGCCGGCGCTGGAGATCTGCCCCTGGGCGCTGCGCGAGGGAGTCATCCTCGAGCGCATCGACCAGCTCTCCGTGCTGGGCGACGAGGTGAGCCAGTGA
- a CDS encoding ABC transporter ATP-binding protein: MVNNVVEVQDLTVVRGGRPVLEALSFGIDAGVTGLLGPSGCGKSTLMRSIVGVQKIRSGGVTVLDRPAGSRPLRHRVGYVTQAASVYDDLSVTENLRFFARVLDVDPGAVVEVIEAVDLVDQSDLVVGNLSGGQRSRVSLAVALLARPDVLVLDEPTVGLDPVLRRDLWALFHRLADEGRVVLVSSHVMDEAERCDRLLLMREGRIIASGTPEEIRGDAHDIEAAFLRIVEGGPR, encoded by the coding sequence ATGGTGAATAACGTGGTCGAGGTGCAGGACCTCACGGTCGTCCGTGGGGGACGCCCGGTGCTGGAGGCCCTCAGCTTCGGGATCGATGCGGGGGTGACCGGGCTCCTCGGTCCGAGCGGGTGCGGCAAGTCGACGTTGATGCGCTCGATCGTGGGGGTGCAGAAGATCCGGTCCGGCGGCGTCACGGTCCTCGACCGGCCGGCCGGCTCCAGACCTCTGCGCCACCGGGTCGGCTACGTCACCCAGGCCGCCAGCGTCTATGACGACCTGTCGGTCACCGAGAACCTGCGGTTCTTCGCCCGGGTGCTCGACGTCGACCCGGGCGCCGTCGTCGAGGTGATCGAGGCGGTGGACCTCGTCGACCAGAGCGACCTGGTGGTGGGCAACCTCAGTGGCGGGCAGCGGTCGCGGGTCAGTCTCGCGGTGGCCCTGCTCGCGCGTCCCGACGTCCTGGTGCTCGACGAGCCCACTGTCGGCCTCGACCCGGTCCTGCGCCGCGACCTCTGGGCGTTGTTCCACCGGTTGGCCGACGAGGGGCGCGTCGTCCTGGTCTCCAGCCACGTGATGGACGAGGCCGAGCGCTGCGACCGGCTGCTGCTGATGCGGGAGGGCCGGATCATCGCCAGCGGCACGCCCGAGGAGATCAGGGGCGACGCCCACGACATCGAGGCCGCGTTCCTCCGGATCGTCGAGGGGGGTCCCCGATGA
- a CDS encoding SigE family RNA polymerase sigma factor — MARRDEDFVAFVDARSAALLRTARLLSAGDRHAAEDLVQTALERAYVAWPRIKRQEAQESYVRSIMTRAAIDRTRRKQRRGEVLTDELPESVDIPAGPEDRDAVWRLLAALSPRQRAVLVLRYYEDLTEAQIAETLGCSPGTVKAHASRGVALMRELCADTPLDPTGTTR; from the coding sequence GTGGCCCGACGCGATGAGGACTTCGTCGCCTTCGTCGACGCACGCTCTGCTGCCCTGCTGAGGACGGCCCGGCTGCTGTCGGCCGGCGACCGGCACGCCGCCGAGGACCTGGTGCAGACGGCGCTGGAGCGGGCCTATGTCGCCTGGCCGCGGATCAAGCGGCAGGAGGCCCAGGAGTCCTACGTCCGCTCGATCATGACGCGGGCGGCCATCGATCGGACGCGCCGCAAGCAGCGCCGCGGTGAGGTCCTCACCGACGAGCTCCCCGAGTCGGTCGACATCCCCGCGGGGCCCGAGGACCGCGATGCCGTGTGGCGCCTGCTCGCCGCCCTGTCGCCACGCCAGCGCGCGGTGCTGGTGCTGCGCTACTACGAAGACCTCACCGAGGCGCAGATCGCCGAGACGCTCGGCTGCAGCCCGGGCACTGTCAAGGCCCATGCCTCCCGCGGGGTCGCGCTCATGCGCGAGCTCTGCGCGGACACGCCTCTCGACCCGACGGGAACGACCCGATGA
- a CDS encoding sugar phosphate isomerase/epimerase family protein — translation MTLIALSTASTYPESTAHAFGYAASVGYDAVEVMVGIDSLSQQTSAIKQLSDHHDMPVCAIHAPCLLWTQRVWGSDPWVKLERSADLALAVGADVVVVHPPFRWQKEYAAGFVDGIAALEESTGIAFAVENMYPWRASSRRGMEMYLPSWDPSEHPYANTTIDLSHAAIARSDVIEMADRLGSRLRHVHLTDGSGSAKDEHLVPGRGGMGAGAFLAHLAEQDFEGHIVLEINTRRCSTREERVGDLTESLAFAREHFAVRTA, via the coding sequence GTGACCCTGATCGCCCTCTCGACCGCTTCGACCTATCCGGAGTCGACCGCGCACGCCTTCGGCTATGCGGCGTCGGTCGGCTATGACGCCGTGGAGGTGATGGTCGGGATCGACTCGCTGTCGCAGCAGACGTCGGCGATCAAGCAGCTGAGCGACCACCACGACATGCCGGTGTGCGCGATCCACGCGCCCTGCCTGCTGTGGACCCAGCGCGTGTGGGGGTCGGACCCGTGGGTCAAGCTCGAGCGGTCCGCCGATCTGGCCCTCGCGGTGGGCGCCGACGTCGTCGTGGTCCACCCGCCGTTCCGGTGGCAGAAGGAATACGCCGCCGGCTTCGTCGACGGGATCGCTGCCCTCGAGGAGTCGACCGGCATCGCCTTCGCCGTGGAGAACATGTATCCCTGGCGGGCGTCCTCCCGTCGCGGCATGGAGATGTATCTCCCCAGCTGGGACCCCAGCGAGCACCCCTACGCCAACACCACCATCGACCTCTCCCACGCCGCCATCGCCCGATCGGACGTGATCGAGATGGCCGACCGGCTCGGCAGCCGGTTGCGCCACGTCCACCTCACCGACGGCAGCGGCTCCGCCAAGGACGAGCACCTCGTCCCCGGTCGGGGCGGCATGGGGGCCGGCGCCTTCCTGGCCCACCTCGCCGAGCAGGACTTCGAGGGGCACATCGTCCTCGAGATCAACACCCGCCGCTGCTCCACCCGCGAGGAGAGGGTCGGCGACCTGACCGAGTCGCTCGCCTTCGCGCGCGAGCACTTCGCCGTACGCACGGCCTGA
- the disA gene encoding DNA integrity scanning diadenylate cyclase DisA — MAERTPDQLRLRATLAEIAPGTALRDGLERILRGRTGALIVLGIDKTVDSIATGGFTLDVPFTATGLRELAKMDGAIIIDKDITRIHRAAVHLMPDHTIPSEETGTRHRTAERVAKQTGFPVVSVSQSMQIIAAYVGQIRHVLEDSGQILSRANQALATLERYKMRLDEVSATLSALEIEDLVTVRDVAVVAQRLEMVTRIAREIDDYVLELGTDGRLLSLQLEELITGVDAERELVVRDYLPTGKRRKTTPESMLADLAGLSPTDLVDPGSVAAVLGLGTGEHLDGAVAPRGHRLLAKVPRLPSPVVERLVEHFGGLQPLLSATIDDLQAVEGVGELRARSVREGLSRLAESSITERYI, encoded by the coding sequence GTGGCCGAGCGAACTCCGGACCAACTGCGCCTGCGGGCCACGCTGGCCGAGATCGCGCCGGGCACCGCCCTGCGCGACGGCCTCGAGCGAATCCTGCGCGGGCGCACCGGCGCGCTGATCGTCCTGGGCATCGACAAGACCGTGGACTCGATCGCCACCGGGGGCTTCACCCTCGACGTGCCCTTCACCGCCACCGGCCTGCGCGAGCTGGCCAAGATGGATGGCGCGATCATCATCGACAAGGACATCACCCGGATCCATCGAGCGGCCGTGCACCTCATGCCCGACCACACCATCCCCTCCGAGGAGACCGGCACCCGCCACCGCACCGCCGAGCGCGTTGCCAAGCAGACCGGCTTCCCCGTCGTCTCGGTGTCCCAGTCGATGCAGATCATCGCCGCCTATGTCGGCCAGATCCGCCACGTGCTGGAGGACTCCGGCCAGATCCTCTCCCGCGCCAACCAGGCCCTCGCCACCCTCGAGCGCTACAAGATGCGCCTCGACGAGGTGTCCGCGACCCTGTCCGCCCTCGAGATCGAGGACCTGGTGACCGTCCGCGACGTCGCCGTGGTCGCCCAACGGCTCGAGATGGTGACCCGGATCGCGCGTGAGATCGACGACTACGTCCTCGAGCTCGGCACCGACGGTCGTCTGCTGTCACTCCAGCTCGAGGAGCTGATCACCGGCGTCGACGCCGAGCGCGAGCTGGTCGTGCGCGACTACCTGCCGACGGGCAAGCGCCGCAAGACCACGCCCGAGTCGATGCTTGCCGACCTGGCCGGCCTGTCCCCCACAGACCTCGTCGATCCGGGGTCCGTCGCGGCTGTGCTGGGGCTCGGCACCGGTGAGCACCTCGACGGCGCGGTGGCCCCCCGCGGTCACCGGCTGCTGGCCAAGGTCCCGCGCCTGCCCAGCCCCGTCGTCGAACGGCTCGTCGAACACTTCGGCGGGCTCCAGCCGCTGCTCTCGGCCACCATCGACGACCTCCAGGCGGTCGAGGGCGTTGGCGAGCTCCGCGCCCGCAGCGTCCGCGAGGGACTCTCCCGGCTCGCGGAGTCCAGCATCACCGAGCGCTACATCTGA